One Roseomonas gilardii subsp. gilardii genomic region harbors:
- a CDS encoding SDR family NAD(P)-dependent oxidoreductase gives MELGIKGRVAVVTGGDSGIGLETACFLLRDGAKVVLSDKEAGPLEKAAAGLTGEVLAIAADLTKPDQVEALARRARERFGAVDILVNAAGITGPTGPFHELEDEDWRLALEVDFMAAVRVCRAFIPAMAGRGWGRVVLIGSEDAVQPYADELPYCAAKAAILNLTKGLSKTYARQGVLVNSVSPAYIETPMTDAMMEKRARENGTSFEEAVRSFLKEERPTLELARRGRPEEVAAAIAFLCSELASFVNGANYRVDGGSVATVSA, from the coding sequence ATGGAACTCGGGATCAAGGGCCGCGTCGCGGTCGTCACCGGCGGTGATTCCGGCATCGGGCTGGAAACGGCGTGCTTCCTGCTTCGCGACGGAGCGAAGGTGGTGCTCTCCGACAAGGAGGCCGGCCCGCTGGAGAAGGCGGCGGCGGGACTGACCGGCGAAGTCCTCGCCATCGCCGCCGACCTGACGAAGCCGGATCAGGTCGAGGCGCTGGCCCGGCGCGCGCGGGAGCGTTTCGGCGCCGTGGACATCCTGGTGAACGCCGCCGGCATCACCGGCCCGACCGGTCCCTTCCATGAACTGGAGGACGAGGACTGGCGCCTGGCCCTGGAGGTGGACTTCATGGCGGCGGTGCGGGTCTGCCGCGCCTTCATCCCGGCCATGGCCGGACGGGGCTGGGGCCGGGTGGTGCTGATCGGCTCCGAGGATGCGGTGCAGCCCTATGCCGACGAACTGCCCTATTGCGCGGCGAAGGCGGCGATCCTGAACCTCACCAAGGGCCTCTCGAAGACCTATGCGAGGCAGGGCGTCCTCGTGAACAGCGTCTCCCCCGCCTATATCGAGACGCCGATGACCGATGCGATGATGGAGAAACGGGCCAGGGAGAACGGCACCTCCTTCGAGGAGGCCGTGCGGAGCTTCCTGAAGGAGGAGCGCCCGACCCTGGAACTCGCCCGCCGCGGCAGGCCGGAGGAGGTCGCGGCCGCCATCGCCTTCCTCTGCTCCGAACTCGCCAGTTTCGTGAACGGCGCCAACTACCGGGTGGATGGCGGCTCCGTCGCCACGGTCTCGGCCTGA
- the gltB gene encoding glutamate synthase large subunit: MNQKTSETGSAFAAAYPQEAARLTREAQIDVTEHDACGVGMVAALDGVARREVVQAGIDALRAVWHRGAVDADGKTGDGAGIHIEIPQDFFAEAVERGGDRRRPGPIGVGMVFLPKTDFGAQERCRQIVEVEILNAGYNIYGWRQVPIDVSCIGEKANATRPEIEQILIWDPENREPALMERDLYVIRRRIEKQAIAAQVPELYLCSLSCRSLIYKGMFLAESLTQFYPDLLDERFVSRFAIFHQRYSTNTFPTWRLAQPFRMIAHNGEINTVHGNINWMKSHETRLAHPLLDPFMEDIKPVVQAGGSDTATLDNVFELLVRAGRDAPMVKSMLIPESVSSNATMPAAHRDLFLYCNAVMEPWDGPAAVCGTDGRWVVAGLDRNGLRPLRYTVTADKLLFVGSETGMVKIPDDQVMAKGRVGPGQCIGVDLDQPRFFSDAELKDMLAARKPYGDWVHRTTRIDGIVRADQHEPEAPPVESLRRRQLSVGYTLEELEQILHPMVEDAAEAIGSMGDDTPVAVLSQQYRGLHHYFRQTFSQVTNPPIDSLRETRVMTIKTRLGNLGNILDEDPAQLDMLMLDSPVLSNAEFDAMRAYMGSSATSVDCTFPAAEGEAGLRHAIDRIRREAEEGVRSGCAHVILTDEAQGPERCVIPMILAVGAVHTHLVRNSLRTFCSLNVRSAECVDVHNFAVLIGAGATTVNAYLAQDSIADRHRRGLLGDLSLTDCVARYRKAVDKGLLKIMSKMGIGVLSSYRGGMNFEAIGLSRSLVAEFFPGMQSRISGIGLSGIARRILALHRTAWNADAVTLPVGGLYKLRRRGEAHAFDGSLIHTLQKAVDTENYQTFKRYSEAVRRLPPVALRDLLDFRTEVAKPIALEEVESVTEIRKRLLAPGISLGALSLEAHETLSIAMNRIGARSDSGEGGEDASRAKPRANGDNASSAIKQVASGRFGVTAEYLNNCREIEIKVAQGAKPGEGGQLPGFKVTELIGRLRHSTPGVTLISPPPHHDIYSIEDLAQLIYDLKQINPDASVCVKLVARSGIGTIAAGVAKAKADAILVSGHSGGTGASPVTSIKYAGLPWEMGLTETHQVLQLNRLRHRVKLRTDGGLKTGRDVVMAAMLGAEEFGIGTASLVAMGCIMVRQCHSNTCPVGVCTQDEALREKFTGTPEKVINLFSFIAEEVREILASLGFRKLEEVIGRTDLLKQVSRGAEDLDDLDLNPLLVKADSGGEKPYCTIEGRNEVPETLDADMIRDAMPLFERGEKMQLQYNIRNTHRAIGTKTSSRIVRQFGMTGLQPGHLTVRLRGSAGQSLGAFAVQGLKLEVRGDANDYVGKGLSGGTIVVRPGNNVNLVWHENSIVGNTCLYGATAGELYAAGQAGERFAVRNSGATAVVEGVGANGCEYMTGGTVVILGPVGDNFGAGFTGGMAFVWDADATFERRLNPETLLWGRLESAHWEGVLRETIARHAKETGSRLAARLLNDWAVERNAFWHIVPKDYAKLLSRPMREVAAAAE; the protein is encoded by the coding sequence ATGAACCAGAAGACGAGCGAGACCGGTTCCGCCTTCGCCGCCGCCTATCCGCAGGAGGCCGCGCGCCTGACGCGGGAGGCGCAGATCGACGTCACCGAGCACGATGCCTGCGGCGTCGGCATGGTGGCCGCGCTGGACGGCGTGGCGCGGCGGGAGGTGGTGCAGGCCGGCATCGACGCGCTGCGCGCCGTCTGGCACCGCGGCGCGGTGGATGCGGACGGCAAGACCGGCGACGGCGCCGGGATCCATATCGAGATCCCGCAGGACTTCTTCGCCGAGGCGGTGGAGCGTGGCGGGGACCGGCGCCGCCCCGGCCCGATCGGCGTCGGCATGGTCTTCCTGCCCAAGACCGATTTCGGCGCGCAGGAGCGCTGCCGCCAGATCGTCGAGGTCGAGATCCTCAACGCCGGCTACAACATCTATGGCTGGCGGCAGGTGCCGATCGACGTCTCCTGCATCGGCGAGAAGGCCAATGCGACCCGGCCGGAGATCGAGCAGATCCTGATCTGGGATCCGGAGAACCGCGAGCCCGCGCTGATGGAGCGCGACCTCTACGTGATCCGCCGCCGCATCGAGAAGCAGGCCATCGCGGCGCAGGTGCCGGAGCTGTACCTCTGCTCGCTCTCCTGCCGCTCGCTGATCTACAAGGGCATGTTCCTGGCGGAGAGCCTGACGCAGTTCTATCCGGACCTGCTGGACGAACGCTTCGTCTCGCGCTTCGCCATCTTCCACCAGCGCTACTCGACCAACACCTTCCCGACCTGGCGGCTGGCGCAGCCCTTCCGCATGATCGCGCATAACGGCGAGATCAACACGGTCCACGGCAACATCAACTGGATGAAGAGCCACGAGACGCGGCTCGCCCATCCGCTGCTCGACCCCTTCATGGAGGACATCAAGCCGGTCGTGCAGGCCGGCGGCTCCGACACGGCGACGCTCGACAATGTGTTCGAGCTGCTGGTCCGCGCCGGGCGCGACGCGCCGATGGTGAAGTCCATGCTGATCCCGGAGAGCGTCAGCAGCAACGCCACCATGCCGGCGGCACATCGCGACCTCTTCCTCTACTGCAACGCGGTGATGGAGCCCTGGGACGGGCCGGCCGCGGTCTGCGGCACGGACGGGCGCTGGGTGGTGGCCGGGCTGGACCGGAACGGGCTGCGCCCGCTGCGCTACACGGTGACGGCGGACAAGCTGCTCTTCGTCGGTTCCGAGACGGGCATGGTGAAGATCCCCGACGACCAGGTGATGGCCAAGGGCCGGGTCGGCCCGGGCCAGTGCATCGGCGTCGATCTCGACCAGCCGCGGTTCTTCAGCGATGCCGAGCTGAAGGACATGCTGGCCGCCCGCAAGCCCTATGGCGACTGGGTCCACCGCACCACGCGCATCGACGGCATCGTGCGCGCCGACCAGCACGAGCCCGAGGCGCCGCCGGTGGAGTCGCTGCGCCGCCGCCAGCTTTCCGTCGGCTACACGCTGGAGGAACTGGAGCAGATCCTGCACCCGATGGTGGAGGATGCCGCCGAGGCGATCGGCTCCATGGGCGACGACACGCCCGTGGCGGTGCTGTCGCAGCAGTATCGCGGGCTGCACCACTACTTCCGGCAGACCTTCTCGCAGGTCACCAACCCGCCGATCGACAGCCTGCGCGAGACGCGGGTGATGACGATCAAGACGCGCCTCGGCAACCTGGGCAACATCCTCGACGAGGACCCGGCCCAGCTCGACATGCTGATGCTGGACAGCCCCGTGCTGTCCAATGCCGAGTTCGACGCGATGCGGGCCTATATGGGCTCCAGCGCCACCTCGGTGGACTGCACCTTCCCGGCGGCGGAGGGCGAGGCGGGCCTGCGCCACGCCATCGACCGCATCCGGCGCGAGGCGGAGGAGGGCGTGCGCTCCGGCTGCGCCCATGTGATCCTGACCGACGAGGCCCAGGGCCCCGAGCGCTGCGTGATCCCGATGATCCTGGCGGTCGGCGCGGTGCACACGCACCTGGTGCGCAACTCGCTGCGGACCTTCTGCTCGCTCAACGTGCGCTCCGCGGAATGCGTGGACGTGCACAACTTCGCCGTGCTGATCGGCGCCGGCGCCACCACGGTGAACGCCTATCTGGCGCAGGACAGCATCGCCGACCGGCACCGCCGCGGGCTGCTGGGCGACCTCAGCCTGACGGACTGCGTGGCGCGCTACCGCAAGGCGGTGGACAAGGGCCTGCTGAAGATCATGTCCAAGATGGGCATCGGCGTGCTCTCCTCCTATCGTGGCGGCATGAACTTCGAGGCCATCGGCCTGTCGCGCTCGCTGGTGGCGGAGTTCTTCCCCGGCATGCAGTCGCGCATCTCGGGCATCGGCCTCTCCGGCATCGCCCGGCGCATCCTGGCCCTGCACAGGACCGCCTGGAACGCCGATGCTGTGACGCTGCCGGTGGGCGGCCTCTACAAGCTGCGCCGCCGGGGCGAGGCGCATGCCTTCGACGGCTCGCTGATCCACACGCTGCAGAAGGCGGTGGACACGGAGAACTACCAGACCTTCAAGCGCTACAGCGAGGCGGTGCGGCGCCTGCCTCCCGTGGCGCTGCGCGACCTGCTGGACTTCCGCACCGAGGTCGCGAAGCCGATCGCGCTGGAGGAGGTCGAGAGCGTCACCGAGATCCGCAAGCGCCTGCTGGCGCCCGGTATCTCGCTCGGCGCGCTGAGCCTGGAGGCGCATGAGACGCTCTCCATCGCCATGAACCGCATCGGGGCACGCTCCGACAGCGGGGAGGGCGGCGAGGACGCCTCCCGCGCCAAGCCGCGCGCCAATGGCGACAACGCCTCCTCGGCGATCAAGCAGGTGGCCTCCGGCCGCTTCGGCGTCACGGCGGAATACCTGAACAACTGCCGCGAGATCGAGATCAAGGTGGCCCAGGGCGCCAAGCCGGGGGAGGGCGGGCAGCTTCCGGGCTTCAAGGTGACGGAGCTGATCGGCAGGCTGCGGCATTCCACGCCGGGCGTGACGCTGATCTCCCCGCCGCCGCACCACGACATCTACTCGATCGAGGATCTGGCGCAGCTCATCTACGACCTGAAGCAGATCAACCCGGATGCCTCCGTCTGCGTGAAGCTGGTGGCGCGTTCGGGCATCGGCACCATCGCGGCGGGCGTGGCCAAGGCCAAGGCGGATGCGATCCTGGTCTCCGGCCATTCCGGCGGCACCGGCGCCTCGCCGGTCACCTCGATCAAGTATGCCGGCCTGCCCTGGGAGATGGGGCTGACCGAGACGCACCAGGTGCTCCAGCTCAACCGGCTGCGCCACCGGGTGAAGCTGCGCACCGATGGCGGGCTCAAGACCGGGCGCGACGTGGTGATGGCCGCCATGCTGGGCGCCGAGGAGTTCGGCATCGGCACGGCGAGCCTCGTGGCCATGGGCTGCATCATGGTGCGGCAATGCCACAGCAACACCTGCCCGGTCGGCGTCTGCACGCAGGACGAGGCGCTGCGGGAGAAGTTCACCGGCACGCCGGAGAAGGTCATCAACCTCTTCTCCTTCATCGCGGAGGAGGTGCGCGAGATCCTGGCCTCGCTCGGCTTCCGCAAGCTGGAGGAGGTGATCGGCCGCACCGACCTGCTGAAGCAGGTCTCGCGTGGCGCGGAGGACCTCGACGACCTCGACCTGAACCCGCTTCTGGTGAAGGCCGATTCCGGTGGCGAGAAGCCCTACTGCACCATCGAGGGCCGCAACGAGGTGCCGGAGACGCTGGACGCGGACATGATCCGCGACGCCATGCCGCTCTTCGAGCGCGGCGAGAAGATGCAGCTCCAGTACAACATCCGGAACACGCACCGCGCCATCGGCACCAAGACCTCCTCGCGCATCGTGCGGCAGTTCGGCATGACCGGGCTGCAGCCGGGGCATCTGACGGTGCGGCTGCGCGGCTCGGCCGGCCAGTCGCTCGGCGCCTTCGCGGTGCAGGGGCTGAAGCTGGAGGTGCGCGGCGACGCCAACGACTATGTCGGCAAGGGGCTGTCCGGCGGCACCATCGTCGTGCGCCCCGGCAACAACGTGAACCTCGTCTGGCACGAGAACAGCATCGTCGGGAACACCTGCCTCTACGGCGCCACGGCGGGCGAGCTCTATGCCGCGGGGCAGGCGGGTGAGCGGTTCGCCGTCCGCAACTCCGGCGCCACGGCGGTGGTCGAGGGCGTGGGCGCCAATGGCTGCGAGTACATGACCGGCGGCACGGTGGTGATCCTCGGGCCCGTGGGCGACAATTTCGGCGCGGGCTTCACCGGCGGCATGGCCTTCGTCTGGGACGCGGACGCCACCTTCGAGCGCCGCCTGAACCCCGAGACGCTGCTCTGGGGCCGCCTGGAGTCGGCGCACTGGGAGGGTGTGCTGCGCGAGACCATCGCGCGCCATGCCAAGGAGACCGGCTCGCGCCTCGCCGCGCGGCTGCTCAACGACTGGGCGGTGGAGCGGAACGCCTTCTGGCACATCGTGCCGAAGGATTACGCGAAGCTGCTCTCACGCCCGATGCGGGAGGTCGCGGCGGCGGCCGAGTAG
- a CDS encoding tetratricopeptide repeat protein, whose product MSLSLRPVLMGAFAAALLAALAGGAWQFLRRPPVPVAEEVLPLPPESPRLDDSPEYLRCLDQIPDDPQGALAFAEAWQDRAGSSNGSRHCQALALLALGDGERAAPRLEALAAQTEFNNTARAVLYGQAGQAWMAIGDASRAYAATTLGLSLSPDNADLLVDRALASGSLGRYADSLADATRATELDPDRPDAWVFRAAALRHLDRPQEALHAIDRALTIESDNAEALLERGILRQLNGDLEGAREDWESVIQSDPESAVADLAQQNLALSEAGPKRR is encoded by the coding sequence ATGAGCCTCTCCCTCCGACCCGTGCTGATGGGCGCCTTCGCCGCTGCCCTCCTGGCCGCCCTGGCCGGAGGGGCCTGGCAATTCCTGCGCCGCCCGCCCGTGCCCGTGGCGGAGGAGGTGCTGCCCCTGCCACCCGAATCGCCGCGCCTGGACGACAGCCCGGAATATCTCCGCTGCCTGGACCAGATCCCCGACGATCCGCAGGGGGCGCTGGCCTTCGCCGAGGCCTGGCAGGACCGTGCCGGAAGCAGCAACGGGTCCCGCCATTGCCAGGCCCTGGCCCTGCTGGCCCTGGGCGATGGTGAAAGGGCCGCCCCCCGGCTGGAGGCGCTGGCCGCGCAGACCGAGTTCAACAACACCGCCCGCGCCGTGCTCTATGGCCAGGCGGGACAGGCCTGGATGGCCATCGGCGATGCCAGCCGTGCCTATGCCGCCACGACCCTGGGCCTGTCCCTGTCACCGGACAACGCCGACCTGCTGGTGGACCGCGCCCTCGCCTCCGGCAGTCTCGGGCGCTATGCGGACTCCCTGGCCGATGCCACGCGGGCGACGGAGCTGGACCCGGACCGCCCGGATGCCTGGGTCTTCCGCGCGGCCGCCCTGCGCCATCTCGACCGGCCGCAGGAGGCCCTGCACGCCATCGACCGGGCGCTGACCATCGAGTCCGACAATGCCGAGGCCCTGCTGGAACGCGGCATCCTGCGCCAGTTGAACGGGGATCTGGAAGGAGCGCGGGAGGACTGGGAAAGCGTGATCCAGTCCGACCCGGAAAGCGCGGTCGCCGATCTGGCGCAGCAGAACCTGGCGCTCAGCGAGGCGGGGCCGAAGCGGCGTTAG
- a CDS encoding glutathione S-transferase family protein — MRVLYHLPLSPHCRKVRLALAEKRIPFELRLERVWERRPEFLDLNPAGMVPVLEEENGLVLADSYVICEYLDEAYPENPLLGRTHAERAEVRRLVAWFDGKFNDEVTRNLLYEKQFKRMLQRGNPDGPALRAGYANIKGHLEYLGWLAETRSWLAGSSLSLADLVAAAHLSALDYIGDVDWTLSDAAKDWYARIKSRPSFRPILAERVSGVSPPEHYDDLDF, encoded by the coding sequence GTGCGCGTCCTGTATCACCTTCCCCTCTCGCCCCATTGCCGCAAGGTCCGACTGGCCCTGGCGGAGAAGCGGATTCCCTTCGAGCTGCGGCTTGAGCGCGTCTGGGAGCGCCGGCCGGAGTTCCTCGATCTCAACCCCGCCGGGATGGTGCCGGTGCTGGAGGAGGAGAACGGGCTGGTCCTCGCGGACTCCTATGTGATCTGCGAGTATCTGGACGAAGCCTATCCCGAGAACCCGCTGCTCGGCCGCACCCACGCCGAGCGTGCCGAGGTGCGCCGCCTGGTCGCCTGGTTCGACGGCAAGTTCAACGACGAGGTGACGCGCAACCTGCTCTACGAGAAGCAGTTCAAGCGCATGCTCCAGCGGGGCAACCCGGACGGTCCCGCCCTGCGGGCCGGCTATGCCAATATCAAGGGCCACCTGGAATATCTCGGCTGGCTGGCGGAGACGCGGAGCTGGCTGGCGGGCAGCAGCCTGTCGCTGGCGGACCTGGTGGCGGCCGCTCATCTCTCGGCGCTCGACTATATCGGCGATGTGGACTGGACGCTGTCCGACGCAGCCAAGGACTGGTACGCGCGCATCAAGTCGCGCCCGTCCTTCCGCCCGATCCTGGCCGAGCGGGTCAGCGGTGTGTCACCGCCGGAACATTACGACGACCTGGATTTCTGA
- a CDS encoding fumarylacetoacetate hydrolase family protein, whose translation MQAATMQAPPMRATLPQDWRDGHFALRLDTPEGPVAIALRQGRAYDMTPAFGTVSAWLNEADPLAAIEARGTPLALDPEAALAGGRFLAPVDLQAIKACGVTYVRSMLERVIEERCRGDASRAEAVRVEVRGIIGDDLAALVPGSEEAMRLKEALVAKGWWSQYLEVGIGPDAEVFTKCQPMAAVGPAAPIGVHPSSAWSNPEPEAVLCVNARGEILGACLGNDVNLRDIEGRSALLLGRAKDNNAATALGPAIRLFDAGFTLEDVRRAGITLRIEGEDGFVLDETGEVGAISRDPAGLVAQAANAHHQYPDGFVLFLGTPFSPTKDRSTPGGGFTHAPGDKVRIASGRLGALCNQVARTDECPPWRFGAGALFRSLAARGLPRTAS comes from the coding sequence ATGCAGGCAGCCACCATGCAGGCGCCCCCCATGCGGGCAACCTTGCCGCAGGACTGGCGCGACGGCCATTTCGCCCTGCGGCTCGACACGCCGGAGGGGCCTGTCGCCATCGCCCTGCGCCAGGGCCGGGCCTATGACATGACCCCCGCCTTCGGCACGGTCAGCGCCTGGCTGAACGAGGCCGACCCGCTGGCGGCGATCGAGGCACGCGGCACGCCCCTGGCGCTGGACCCGGAGGCGGCGCTGGCCGGGGGGCGCTTCCTCGCCCCGGTGGACCTGCAGGCGATCAAGGCCTGCGGCGTGACCTATGTGCGCTCCATGCTGGAACGGGTGATCGAGGAGCGCTGCCGCGGCGACGCCTCCCGCGCCGAGGCGGTGCGGGTGGAGGTGCGCGGCATCATCGGCGACGACCTCGCCGCCCTGGTGCCGGGCAGCGAGGAGGCCATGCGGCTCAAGGAGGCGCTGGTCGCCAAGGGCTGGTGGAGCCAGTACCTGGAGGTCGGCATCGGGCCGGATGCCGAGGTCTTCACCAAGTGCCAGCCCATGGCGGCGGTCGGCCCCGCCGCGCCGATCGGCGTACACCCCTCCTCCGCCTGGTCGAATCCGGAGCCCGAGGCGGTGCTCTGCGTCAACGCGCGGGGTGAGATCCTGGGCGCCTGCCTCGGCAACGACGTGAACCTGCGCGACATCGAGGGCCGCTCCGCCCTGCTGCTCGGCCGGGCCAAGGACAACAACGCCGCCACGGCCCTGGGCCCGGCGATCCGCCTCTTCGATGCCGGCTTCACGCTGGAGGATGTCCGCCGCGCCGGGATCACGCTGCGAATCGAGGGGGAGGACGGCTTCGTACTGGACGAGACCGGCGAGGTCGGCGCGATCAGCCGCGACCCGGCCGGTCTGGTGGCCCAGGCAGCCAACGCCCATCACCAGTATCCGGACGGATTCGTGCTTTTCCTCGGCACGCCCTTCTCCCCCACCAAGGACCGCTCCACCCCCGGCGGCGGCTTCACCCATGCTCCGGGCGACAAAGTGCGCATCGCCTCCGGGCGTCTTGGCGCGTTGTGCAACCAGGTGGCGCGGACGGATGAATGCCCGCCCTGGCGCTTCGGCGCCGGGGCCCTGTTCCGTTCCCTGGCCGCCCGAGGCCTGCCAAGGACCGCATCATGA
- a CDS encoding SDR family NAD(P)-dependent oxidoreductase, with amino-acid sequence MAFDASPNLLILGLGYAGEAIARAALARGFAVRGTHRQPGQGAEAGPVPAIPFEAAGPAIAAATHLVVTIPPGEDGDPVLARHGEAIRAGLGARLRWVGYLSTTGVYGDRGGAWVDETTPAAPGQPRSLRRRQAELAWEAALAGRAWLDLFRTGGIYGPGRSALDEVRAGKARRVIRPGHAFGRIHRDDIARAVAAAAAQAPQDQVPARPAPVGAMPRVLHLVDDEPAEPALVVEEAARLLGLPPPPALPFEAAWAEMSPMARSFWSERRLVANARTRAALGLEWRYPSYREGLRQIAAEQAGHREA; translated from the coding sequence ATGGCATTCGACGCTTCTCCAAATCTGCTGATCCTGGGCCTGGGCTATGCCGGCGAGGCCATCGCGCGCGCCGCGCTGGCACGGGGCTTCGCCGTCCGGGGCACCCATCGCCAGCCGGGGCAGGGGGCGGAAGCGGGGCCCGTACCGGCGATCCCCTTCGAGGCCGCCGGGCCGGCGATCGCGGCCGCAACGCATCTCGTGGTCACCATCCCCCCCGGCGAGGATGGGGACCCGGTGCTGGCGCGGCATGGCGAGGCGATCCGGGCCGGGCTGGGGGCGCGGCTGCGCTGGGTGGGCTACCTCTCCACCACGGGCGTCTATGGCGACCGTGGCGGGGCCTGGGTGGATGAGACGACCCCTGCGGCGCCGGGGCAGCCGCGTTCCCTGCGGCGGCGCCAAGCGGAACTGGCCTGGGAGGCGGCGCTGGCCGGACGTGCCTGGCTCGACCTCTTCCGCACCGGCGGGATCTACGGCCCCGGACGCAGCGCGCTGGACGAGGTCCGTGCCGGAAAGGCGCGGCGGGTGATCCGGCCGGGCCATGCCTTTGGGCGCATCCACCGCGACGACATCGCACGGGCGGTGGCGGCGGCCGCGGCCCAGGCCCCCCAGGACCAGGTCCCGGCACGCCCGGCTCCGGTGGGCGCCATGCCCAGGGTGCTGCATCTCGTGGATGACGAACCGGCGGAACCGGCGCTGGTGGTGGAGGAGGCGGCGCGGCTGCTCGGCCTGCCGCCACCGCCTGCCTTGCCCTTCGAGGCGGCCTGGGCGGAAATGTCGCCCATGGCGCGCTCCTTCTGGTCGGAGCGCCGCCTCGTGGCCAATGCCCGGACCAGGGCGGCGCTCGGCCTGGAATGGCGCTATCCCAGCTATCGCGAAGGGCTGCGGCAGATCGCCGCGGAGCAGGCCGGCCACCGGGAGGCGTGA
- a CDS encoding glycosyltransferase family 4 protein, translating to MPAPPAILQVLPALHSGGVERGTVEIAQAIARAGYRALVASAGGAMAREVEAVGGRHVTLPLDRKSPAALAANAGALARLIRAEGVRIVHARSRFPAWSAFWAARRTGARFVTTYHGVYSEDFPGKRLYNSVMVRGDRVIAISEHVAEVIRQRHGIGPDRLRLIPRGVDVSAFAPDAIPAERVAALRHAWEVPEGRPVVMLPGRLSRWKGQGVFLQALSRLGGAGPTGILVGEGNHRAELERDAAALGLDGRLLLPGITRDMPAALMLADLAVHASTKPEPFGRTVIEAQAMRVPVIAADLGAPRETVEEGVTGWRVPPGDPEALAGAIRRALALPAAERAAIGAAARAAVLARYTTAAMQAATLDVYRELL from the coding sequence ATGCCCGCTCCTCCCGCCATCCTCCAGGTCCTTCCCGCGCTGCATTCCGGCGGCGTGGAACGCGGCACGGTGGAGATCGCCCAGGCCATCGCGCGGGCCGGCTACCGCGCCCTGGTCGCCTCCGCCGGCGGCGCGATGGCGCGGGAGGTGGAGGCCGTGGGCGGGCGTCACGTCACCCTGCCGCTGGACCGGAAATCCCCCGCCGCGCTGGCCGCCAATGCCGGGGCGCTGGCGCGGCTGATCCGGGCGGAGGGAGTGCGGATCGTGCATGCGCGCTCGCGCTTCCCGGCCTGGTCGGCCTTCTGGGCGGCGCGGCGGACGGGGGCGCGTTTCGTCACCACCTATCACGGCGTGTACAGCGAGGATTTCCCGGGCAAGCGCCTCTACAACTCGGTCATGGTGCGCGGCGACCGGGTGATCGCCATCAGCGAGCATGTGGCGGAGGTGATCCGGCAGCGCCACGGCATCGGGCCGGACCGGCTGCGGCTGATCCCGCGCGGGGTGGATGTCTCTGCCTTCGCCCCCGATGCCATCCCGGCGGAACGCGTCGCCGCGCTGCGTCATGCCTGGGAAGTGCCGGAAGGGCGCCCGGTGGTGATGCTGCCCGGCCGGCTGAGCCGCTGGAAAGGGCAGGGGGTCTTCCTCCAGGCGCTGTCGCGGCTCGGCGGGGCGGGGCCGACCGGCATCCTGGTCGGAGAGGGCAACCACCGCGCCGAGCTGGAGCGCGACGCCGCCGCGCTGGGGCTGGACGGGCGCCTGCTGCTGCCCGGCATCACCCGCGACATGCCGGCGGCGCTGATGCTGGCCGATCTCGCGGTGCATGCCAGCACCAAGCCGGAACCCTTCGGCCGCACGGTGATCGAGGCCCAGGCCATGCGGGTGCCGGTGATCGCCGCCGATCTCGGCGCCCCGCGCGAGACGGTGGAGGAAGGCGTCACCGGCTGGCGCGTGCCGCCCGGCGATCCGGAGGCGCTGGCCGGGGCGATCCGCCGCGCCCTGGCCCTGCCGGCGGCGGAGCGCGCGGCGATCGGCGCGGCGGCCCGGGCGGCCGTGCTGGCGCGCTACACCACCGCCGCGATGCAGGCGGCGACGCTGGACGTGTATCGGGAGCTGCTGTGA
- a CDS encoding alpha/beta hydrolase codes for MMEEFGRLDRGDGVELAWAALQGTGPTVVFLGGYRSDMEGTKALYLRERCSERGQAFLRLDYSGHGSSGGRFEDGTISQWTRDAAAVIDARAPEEPLILVGSSMGGWIALLLARLWGEERVHGVLGIAAAPDFTEALIPQELTEEDRLALDQDGVTYRPSDYGEPMPFTAALLEDGRSNLLLDRPLSYTNPVKLLQGMRDAEVPWRHALRIVEALESPAVSLTLVKDGDHRLSRPADLALLWRSLNGLLRQEGG; via the coding sequence ATGATGGAAGAATTCGGCCGCCTGGATCGCGGCGACGGGGTGGAACTGGCCTGGGCCGCCTTGCAGGGCACGGGACCGACGGTGGTCTTCCTGGGCGGCTACCGCTCCGACATGGAGGGCACCAAGGCGCTCTATCTCCGCGAGCGCTGCTCCGAGCGTGGGCAGGCCTTCCTGCGCCTGGACTATTCCGGCCATGGCAGCAGCGGCGGGCGATTCGAGGACGGCACCATCAGCCAGTGGACCCGCGACGCCGCGGCGGTGATCGATGCCCGCGCGCCGGAGGAGCCGCTGATCCTGGTGGGTTCCTCCATGGGCGGGTGGATCGCGCTGCTGCTGGCCCGGCTGTGGGGCGAGGAGCGCGTGCATGGCGTGCTAGGCATCGCCGCCGCGCCCGATTTCACCGAGGCGCTGATCCCGCAGGAACTGACGGAGGAGGACCGCCTCGCCCTGGACCAGGACGGCGTGACCTACCGCCCCTCCGACTATGGGGAGCCGATGCCCTTCACCGCCGCCCTGCTGGAGGACGGCCGGAGCAACCTGCTGCTGGACCGTCCCCTGAGCTACACCAACCCGGTGAAGCTCCTCCAGGGCATGCGGGATGCCGAGGTGCCCTGGCGGCATGCACTGCGGATCGTGGAGGCGCTGGAAAGCCCGGCGGTCTCGCTCACCCTGGTGAAGGATGGCGACCACCGCCTGTCGCGCCCCGCCGACCTCGCTCTGCTCTGGCGCAGCCTGAACGGCCTGCTCCGCCAGGAGGGCGGCTAG